The Paenibacillus swuensis genome contains the following window.
ACTTTCCTTTTGTACTCATCGGCAGAAGCCCGGATGACCAGGAGGTCCTGTCTGTAGACACCGATAATGTACAAGCGTCTTATGATGCGGTTATGCATCTGGTTATGCAGAGGCATGAACGAATCGGCTTTGTGAACGGGCCGCCTAATCTTACCGTTTCTCAAGATCGGATGGCCGGTTACCGGAAGGCGTTGCAAGAACAAGGATTAGAAGGTAAGCCTGAGTGGATTGTGGAGGGGGAGTTTCTGCAGGAAAGCGGATATCGGGCCATGTCCTTTTTGATGAATCTGTCTGAGCGCCCGACGGCTCTGGTCGTTACGGATGATGTCGTCACTTTCGGTGTTTTACGCGGTTTAATTGAATTGGGATACAAGGTGCCGGAGGACATCGCACTGGTTAGTTTCAACAATATCGCCCTGGCTGAGATGTCTACTCCGCCCATCTCATCGATTGACATAGGTATTTATCAATTAGGTTATACGGCATCCCACGCGCTGCTCGCTTCCATACAAAATGAAGGGGAAGGCAAGAAAAGGGTTATTATCCCCCATCGACTTGTAGTAAGGGAATCTTCTCTCCAAAAATAATACAAGCAAAGCGCGAGGAAATCCTCGCGCTTTATTTGTGCATACTCAGAATCCATCCCGCCACCCATCCATATAACGCATGACCGGTCATCCACCAGAAGAACGCCCCCAGATCCGTAAACGACGGAGTAACTTCAGATAACAGGGTGGTTGGATATAAAAGCGCACCTAAGCTGAGGCTGAAAAGAACAGCGTATAGAATACGACCTCGCCCTGTAATTCCCCTTTTGTGAAAACCGTAAGCAAAGCTGAGAGCAACGCTAACCGATAACATCATATGAATGCTGAACTGTTGCCATTCTTGCGTGATCCAGCTTCGGAGGCCCGGAATGTAGTCCACATTCAGCAAAAGTACGTATACAAGATGATTAGTCCAAGCTTCTACCCCTTTGAACAAGGCTCCTAGGATTGCTCCTGCTGTCAAACCCGCAATGATACCGCGTACCATCCAATTTTTAAGGATCTTATTCCACCTGCCTTCTATCTATTTTCTTCTTTATTTTAACCCCTTTCCTCCTTTTGTACAATACTTGTAGAATGTTTGTATAATCTATGCTATAATTTTGTTATATTAGGGGCATACCTTGTAAGAATAAGGGTGTCCGGGCAGTAAATCTTCAGGAGGTGGCACAGGTGAGGAAGCGTGTAGCGATTGTCGGAGCCGGACCCGGAGGCTTGGCATCAGGAATGTTGCTGGCTTCG
Protein-coding sequences here:
- a CDS encoding LacI family DNA-binding transcriptional regulator, with protein sequence MSVTIKDVARIAGVSPSTVSRVISNHPRISRATADKVRKIMSDLDYHPNIMAQSLVSKTTNTIAIILPRPAEELFLNLFFAEVIRGIVSQTSKAGYDLLMTSGSSQREEVEAITRLVRGRRIDGVLLLHSRNNDPLIAFLREENFPFVLIGRSPDDQEVLSVDTDNVQASYDAVMHLVMQRHERIGFVNGPPNLTVSQDRMAGYRKALQEQGLEGKPEWIVEGEFLQESGYRAMSFLMNLSERPTALVVTDDVVTFGVLRGLIELGYKVPEDIALVSFNNIALAEMSTPPISSIDIGIYQLGYTASHALLASIQNEGEGKKRVIIPHRLVVRESSLQK